In Deinococcus misasensis DSM 22328, the genomic stretch CCGAAGGTGGCCCGCACCGCTTTTGTTGCACCGAGTGCAGATGTGATTGGCAAAGTCACGGTGCATGAGGGGGCCAGCATCTGGTTTGGTGCCGTTCTGCGTGGCGATGTGGAACCCATCACCATCCACGCAGGCAGCAATGTGCAAGATGGTGCAGTTCTTCACAGCGACCCCGGTTTTCCCTGTGTGGTTCATGAAAATGTGACCATCGGGCACAGGGCCATCATCCACGGGGCCACCCTGCACGAAGGGTCTCTGGTGGGCATGGGGGCCACCATGCTCAACGGTTCCAGTCTGGGCAAAGGGGCCATGCTGGCTGCCGGAGCTTTGCTGCGCGAGGGGCATCACGTCCCAGATGGTATGCTGGCTGTTGGCGTACCCGCAAAAGTCATCAAAGAGGCACCAGCCGCTCAAAATGCAGCCCGCTATCAGGAGAATGCCCGCCGTTACCAGCAGTCCTGCCAGCAGGTTTTCGAGGTGCCCGAGCCATGAACCGTCCCATTGCCAGACCTCCACGCAGGCGCAGCCCCAGAATCACGGAGAACCGTATGACCCAGAACCTCACCCCCATGTTTCCTGAAGCCGCCCCCGTGCTGGCCCGCCTGCTCCCCGAGGGGGAAGCCCGTTACCTTGGCCTGAGTGCCAGTTTCTGTGACCTGCATGCCTTTTTAAGGCACCTTCATGACAGCAACTGGTACGGCTGCCTCCACGTGGGTCTGGGCGAACAGAACGTGTATGTGCTGGTCTTTGAGGGGCGCATCATTGCTGCATCTTCTGGAACGCAAGTCGGCGAACTTGCCCTCGGTGAAATGCTGCAACTGTTCACCGCTGGAGCGGTCTTGAACGCATACCAGTTGGACCAGAACGTGACCCATGCTCTGGCCGGGGTCAGTTCAAGGGTCTGGAAAGTCACCCCCACAGACAACTTCTCCGGGGTCCTTGTGGAACAGGGAAGCTGCATCCTCATGATGGAAGGCAAGGTGCTGGGCCGATTCCAGATGGAACTCGGCGAAACAGGGGTTTTTCCGGCCCCTCTGCGCCCCCAGACCTTGATTCTGCCCAAACCTTTGGCAGGATGGGCCCACCAGCAGTACCCGGTCACCTTGCGGGGCAGGGATGCCCTGAGCCCCATCACCCCCACCCACCAGAATTTCCGCAAGCACCACGGACAGCAAGGGGTGGACTTCCTGCGCTCCCTCGGGCAGGATTTGACCCCTGCGGAATACAGCCTGCGCAACGACATCCCCCTGCATGACCTTGAGCCCCTGATCCAGAACTGGCTCAAAGATGGTTTCATCAAAAACAAATGACACACACCATCAGCTTTGATCTGGACGGGGTCCTGATCCAGAATCCTTTTTCCAGAGGGGTGGTGCCTTTTCTGGCCCGCCATGTGCATCAACAGTCTGGTCAGACCGGTGATTTTGATGCCTTCTGGCAGATGTTCCGCAAGCACCTCAATCGGGGTTTCTCTGCCAGAGTGATGGCTGGACGGCATGTGGAAGCCTTCGATTGGGACGGCATCACCCGCGAGGTGGCCCTGAATTTTGGCGTGCACGACATCCCGGATGTTTCAGGCATCGTGAAAGAGCACTGCACCCCCGAGTACATCCACCTCCTGCCCAACGCCAGAGAGGGTCTGGAACGTTTGCAGCAAGCAGGTTTTCGCCTGATCGTGGCCACCAATGGCTACTCGAAATATCAGGTTCCTGTGCTGGAAGCCCTGAACATTCTGGACTTCTTCGAGGAGGTCCGTGCCCCTGAAACCCATGGGTACGCCAAACCCCAACCCGAGTTCCTGCAAGGGGTGGACCTGCACATCGGAGACAAACTGTGCCACGACATCCTCGGGGCCAACCGTGCAGGCATCCAGAGCATCTGGATTCACCCGGAAGCCCGGCCCATTGAAACGGCTCTGGAAGAAGAAGACCTGCGCCGCTTTTTCAGGGATGCCCTCCCAGAGGAATGCACCCCCACAGCGGTGGCCAGAGATCCTCTGGAAGCCGCAGAGAAAGCTCTGGAATTGCTGAAGTAAAAGTCCCCCTTGAGCGCAAGGGGGACAGCACAAGCGAAGCGAGTGCAGGGGGCTTGAGTGCAGGGGCTTTAAAGCCCGACCCGATCCAGTTCTTTGCGGGCCTCTTCAAGCACCTTGTCGTAGGCTTCCTCGAAAGGCAAGTGCAGGGTGGCACCTGCAGCAGCGTAGTGGCCGCCTCCGCCACAAGCCACCGCAATGTTCTGGGCGCTGGCTTTGCCTCTGGAACGGGCGCTGATCTTGATGTGGGTGCCGTAATCTTTGAACATGACCGCCAGTTCGGTGCCCTGTGCGCTGCGGATCATGCCCACATAAGACTCCACATCTTCCCAGCTTGCCCCCACGCTTTCCAGCATGCTGCTGCTCACATGGGCGGTCACGCACAGGTCGTTCAGTTCGTAACGCATGGATTGCAAGACCAGCACCAGAAGCTGATAGTACCGCTTGGGATGCTGTGCGAGGCTCTCATTGACGAAACTCACATTGCCCCCTCCAGCAATCAATTTGGAGGCCGCCATCAGCACCTCTGGGGTGGTGTTGGAGAACTTGAACGAACCGGTGTCGGTGATGATGCCGGTCAAGAGGGGGTTGGCGAGGTCTGCGTCCCACTCCACCCCGAGCAGTTCAATCAGATCGGTGATGATCTGGGCGGTGGCGGCATGGGAAGGCCACACCAGATTGATGTCGCTGTTCCGCTTGTTGGTGCCGTGGTGGTCAATGTTGACCACAAACCCCGAGAAGTGCTCCAGACGGATGCCTTCCACCCGGTTCTGGTCGTTGTTGTCCACATCCAGCACCACCACGATGCTGCCCTCAGGGAGGTGCTCCACAGGGGGAAGAACGTCGTTTTCTTCGGTGGTCAGGAATTGCAGGTACTGGGGCACGGTGGCGTAGGTCTGGGCGGTTTTGCCCATCTTGCGCAATGCCCTTTGCAGCCCGAGGCAGGAACCGATGGCATCTCCATCCGGGTCAATGTGTGAGGCGAGGGCCACAGGCAGGGTGTTCTGTTTGAAAAAATCAGCAATTTCTTGCAGTCTGGCAAAGTATTCCACTTGGCTTTCAAGGCGGACGCTGGTCATGGATGCAGTATAGCGTGTCGTTTCTGAAGGGTTCATCTGTTACCTCTGGAGTGGTAGAGTGTAGGAAATGCACTTGAAATTGAATCTGGCGGTGCTGACATCCAACGAGCTGGAACGCCTGCTTGGCCTTGAGGCGGTCCGGACGGTCATGTCTGAACTCAGTGCAGCCAAACTGGTGGGCAAAGCCTACCCTTATGTGTTCAATCCTTTGCAGGAAATCGAATCCGTCGTGCTGCCCACAGAAAGCCAGCAGTGGTCGGAAGAACTGCAGCAACTGGGCCTCAAGCCCCACCCTTTGCAACTTGATTCGGGTTTTTTCAGGCATCTGCACCAGATGCCTTTTTCAAGTGAATTGGTGGTGGTGACCCTGAATTTCACCCCCTCGGGCAGTGCCCATCTGGAGGCCTTTTCGGTCCTCAAAGATCCAGCTTCTGGGATCAGTGCCGTGGTGACCACCAGCGAACCGGGGGTGTTTCCTCTGGAGTTCAGCGAGGTGATTTCTTACCGACCTGCGGCTTTGCCCATCCCCCAGTTTCTGGAGGCCCACCAGCAACATGTCCGGCAGTTTGGCAGGCCGCTTAAACAAAACCACCCCGAGGACCCCCTCATGGTGCTAAGGTTGGTGCGTGACCTCTGCGTCAAAGCCTGGATGCGGCGCGGGGTGCTCGTCGATGAAAGCACCTCACAGGCACGCAAAGGACTGTAAACCTGCTTGCGCCCGGAATTCTTCTGGCAGGTTTGGGGAGCCCACATGAAAGCAATCACCTTTGACTGGGGTGGCGTCTTCACCCAGAACACTTTTGATGGCCGTTCCACTGGCCGCATCGCTGAACGCTACAACCTCGATGTCGAAAAAGTCCGTGCAGTGTACTTTGCCCACGTGCATCAACTTGAGCTGGGCAAATGGACCCTTGAGACCTTCTTTGAGAACCTGATGCAGGAAGTGGGATTTACTGCTCCCCTCGAAGAAATCATCGAGTTGTATCTGGGCAGTGTCTACGAAAACCCACCCATGTATGACTTTTTGCCCACCATTCCCGCAGAATTCAAAGTGGGCCTCCTCAGCAACAATTACCCGGTCCTCAGCGACCGACTGAAAGCCGACCCCCGCTGGGCCCGTTTCGATGCCATGGTGTACAGCAACGAAATTGGCTTCAAAAAACCCAGCCCAGAGTCCTTCCACGCCCTCGTAGAGGCCACAGGCGTCCCTGCTCAGGACAGCGTCTTCATTGACGATGTGGAGGAGAACCTTGTGGCGGCCCGTGCTCTGGGATTCAGCACCATCCTGTATCATTACGCTGAGCATGACCGTTTTCTCAAGGAACTCGAAGCGTGGATGAACCGCTGAACCACAACCGCATGGCCATCCGGTTGCTGCAAGGTTACCTCTGGTACCCCAAAAGCGACCCGATTGACCTGTCCCAGCACCTCCCCGAGACCCTCGCAGAGGCCAGTTTGCTGTGGGATGAAATGCAGGCCCCGTTTGCTTTCTTTGAAAACGGCGAGCTGACCTCCAGCCAGCATTTCTTCCAGTTCACGGCCCTCAGGATCTACGAAGGGCAGCCTTCCAACGAAGAACTGCACGAACACGCAGAACGCCTGAGCGTGGCACTGAACCCCCTCCTGAACAGCACCCCCGCAGGTGTGGGGTGGCAACTCTGGGAAGACCTCAGACCCCTTTAACGTCCTCAGGCTTCAGAAAAGGGCCAACCCAATTCATCCAGAATGTATTCCAGCTGGGCTTCCACCCTTTCCAGAGAAGCCTCGTTCTGAATGACAAAGGTGGCCCTTTTGCGTTTCTCTGAAGCGGGCATCTGGGTGTGGTCACGGGCCAGAATCTGCTCTCGGGTCAGGCCATCCCGGACCATCACGCGCTCAATGCGTTGCTCCAGAGGGGCATCCACCACAATGGTGGCGTCCATGGTGTGGTCCAATCCCCCTTCAAAGAGCAAAGGGATGTCCTGCACCACCACAGGACTGTTCAGGTTTTGTTCCAGTTCCAGCATTCTGGCCCGCACCCTCGGATGGATGATGCTGTTCAGGGTTTCTCTGGCCTGAGGATTCTGAAAGACCAACGCTGCGACTTTTGGGCGGTTGAGACCCTCTTGCGTGATGTACTCGGGGCCAAACGCTTTGCTGACCTCTGCAAGGGTCTGCGGATCCCGTGACACCTCACGGGCCACCTGATCGGCGTCCAGCACCGGAATGCCCCTCTGGGAGAGCATGCGGGCCACCGTGCTTTTCCCACTGCCAATGCTGCCGGTCAGGCCAATGCGTTTCATGGTTGCTCCTTCAGAAATTGCTGGTACTTTTCTTTGCTGACCCCTCGAATGGTGAGTTTGCCATCCATGGCCAGAAAATCCCCTTCCATTGGCACCGAAAAGGTCAGGTTGAGCACCTGCTGTTTGGGCAATTCCACATCCAGGCCCAACATGGGCACCTGCAACCGGGTTCCGATCTCGCTTTCTGTCAGGATGTTGGTGAGTTCGCCTACAGGCAGAACCAGCACGTTCTGGATGTCGATGGTGCTGCCGTAATGGGCGTTCCAACCTTCTCGGGTTTGTTGCAACACAATCCGGTCCAGCCCAACACTTTGCTGTTTCCAGAGCGCAAAGCCCGCAGAGGCAGCGATGCCCCCTGAAAGCACCGTTCCAATGATGCCTGCCAGCACCAGATTTTTCTTTTTGCCCAGATTTCCCAGCAAGAGTCCCAGAAAACCAATGAACGCCCCTCCGGCCAGCACCGCAAAAATCCACAGGGTGATCAGGGCCGCAGAGTTCATGGATGGATCTTCAAGATCGAGGGCTTCGTGGGCCTGTGCAGCACAGGTCAGCACAGAGAGCACAGCAAGAAACAAAAGACGGAAGTTGTGGCGCATTCTGGTCATTTTAGTGGGGGAAGGTGGGGCCAATTGCCCTCTGACAACAGTATCTCAGGCAAGCTTACCAGTACCATGAGAACATGCGCAATCTTTCCATGGGATGTTGCATGGAAAGTGCAAAGCCGTTGTTCGGACGGTGCAAACAGAAAGAGCCATCAGCTGTCAGTGGTCAGCCGTCAGCCAGAAGGAAAGTTCTCTTGCTGACTTTTGAGCTTCAAATCTGATTGGGATTTCCCTGTTTGTCTTTGTGTCTTCCTGTTTTCGAAAGCAGAAGCCTCAAGGTGAGCTTTTCGCTGAAAGCTGATGGCTGACCGCTTTTTCAAATGACATGCTCAAAGTTCAGACTTTCCGCTGACGGTCCCGAGCAAGTACAATGGGGCTCAACTCCGGGCAAAATGTCCCACATCCAGAGAGGTTTATGATTCCCCTGATCCCCCTTTTGATTTCCAGCACTCTGGGTTCTGATGCCGTTCAGAACTCAGGTGTGGTTTATGCACAACCCGGTCAGACGGTCATCCTGACCCTGAAGATTGACAACCCCGAGGAGGTCCTGATCAACAAGGACGCTCCCACCCGATTGACCCTCACCACCCCTTTTCAGAAACTCACCCTGACCGAAAAAGACATCAAAGGCCCGGATGCGGATTACGAGCCCGAGACTTACTTTGCCCGTCTGGATCCCCTCCAGTTTCAGTTGACGGTGCCCAAAACCTTCAAAAAAGGGCGTTACCCTCTGGACCTGAATGCAGACCTGTTCATGTGCAACAAGAATGTGGGCCTGTGCTTCATGAAAACCGTACAGGTCAAAGGCGAATTGCAGGTGGGTTTCAAAGGCCAGAGCCAGCCCATGGTGGTCAAGGTGCCCAAAAAATAAAGGGTGTGCAACAGCACACCCTTTTTGAATTCAACTTTTTGAAAGCCCCTTTTACTCCATGCGGGTTTTCAGGAAGTTGGTGAGGACTGCCCCACGTTTGTAGTAAGGGTTGTCCATGATTTTGATGTACAGGGGGATGGTGGTCTTGATGCCATCCACAATGGTTTCTTCCAGAGCGCGCTTCATGCGGGAAATGGCTTCCTGACGGGTGGGGGCCCACACGATCAGTTTGCCCACCAGACTGTCGTAGTGGGGCGGAATCTGGTATCCAGCGTAAGCATGGGAATCGAAACGCACACCGGGACCTCCGGCCACATGCAGGTTGGTGATTTTGCCTGCACTCGGGCGGAAGTCTTTGGAGGGGTCTTCGGCATTGATGCGGCACTCGATGGCGTGGCCGTAAAGTTTGACCTCTTCCTGTTTGATGCGCAGGGGGTTTCCAGCAGCAATCAGGATCATCTCTTTGATGAAATCCAGTTGGGAGATCATCTCGGAAACGCAGTGCTCCACCTGAATGCGGGTGTTCATCTCCATGAAGTAGTAGTGGCCGTTGGTGTCCACAATGAACTCCAGGGTGCCTGCACCCGCGTAATTCACATACTTGGCCAGACGCACACCGGCAGCCAGAATCTCCTGACGCAGGGAATCGGGCAGGGTGGAGGGGGCCTCTTCGATCAGCTTCTGGTTGCGCCTCTGGATCGAGCAGTCCCGTTCTCCGATGTGGATCACGTTGCCCTGTCCATCCCCGAGCACCTGCACCTCGACGTGCCGGAACTCCTCAAGGAATTTTTCCATGATGATGGCTTCATCCCCGAAGTACAGGCGGGCCTCTTCCTGTGCCTGATTGAACAGGGTTTTCAGTTCTTCCTGGGTGCGCACGACCTTCTGGCCACGGCCTCCACCTCCGGCACTGGCTTTCAGGAGGACCGGGTAACCAATTTGCTTGGCAGCAAGGAGGGCCTCATCGACGGTTTCCAGCACGCCGGTTCCGGGGACGGTGGGCACACCGCTGTTGGATGCAATTTCACGGCCACCGGCTTTGGAGCCCAGAGCACGCATGCTCTCAGGGGTGGGGCCAATGAACACAATGCCGTGGTCGCGGCACATTTCTGCGAAGTCGGGGTTTTCGGCCATGAAACCGTAACCGGGGTGGATGGCTTCGGCTCCGGTGATCAGGGCAGCAGACAGGATGTTGGGAATGTTCAGGTAGCTGTCTTTGGAGGCAGCGGGTCCCACGCACACGGATTCATCTGCCAGCAAGACAGGCAGGCTGCCTTCGTCGGGCTGGCTGTAGACCACCACGGTCTTGATGCCCATTTCTTTGCAGGTGCGGATCACGCGCAGGGCGATCTCGCCCCGGTTGGCAATCAGGATTTTTTTGAAGGGAGGTTGATCCATGGGGCTCCTTAAAAAGTTTCCCCCTGCATGGCCCCCGATGACAGGAGCCCCGAGGGGGAAACCAGAATGTTTGAATTTCAGGCAGGTTCAATCAGGAACAGGTCCTGACCGTACTCGACGGGTTGGGCGTTGTTCACCAGAATCTTGCGCACGATGCCAGCCACTTCCGACTCGATCTCGTTCATCAGTTTCATGGCTTCCACGATGCACAGGACCTGACCCACTTGCACACGGTCCCCGACCTGCACGTAAGGAGTGGCGTCAGGGGAGGAGGAGCTGTAGAAGGTGCCCACGATGGGGGCTTTCACAGGCACCAGTTTGCTGGTGTCTTCTGCAGGGGCAGCCTGGGCTGCAGGTGCACTTTCAGCCACAGGTTGAGCTGCGGGAGCACTCTGGACCACAGGGGCCTGCACAGCAGGTTGCTGGACGACCACAGGCTGAGGGGCAGCCACGGTTTGCACTGGAGCCTGCACCAACACCTGTTCGGCTCCACGTTTCAGCGAAATCTCGTACTCACTGGTTTTCAGGCTGAATTCGGAAAATTCGGCATCTGAAAGCGCATCCAGGATTTTCTTGAGATCTCGGGGGTCCATTATGCCCGTCCCAGGTACTTGCCGCCGTCTCGGGTGTCGACTTTCAGTTTGTTGCCGGTCTCCACGAACAGGGGCACCTGAATGGTGGCTCCGCTGCTCAGTTTGGCGGGCTTGGTGCCACCAGAGACGGTGTCGCCACGCACGCCGGGATCGGTTTCCACAACTTCCAGCACCACTTGGTTGGGCAGTTCGATCTTCAGGGGTTTCTCTCTGTACATCTGGACATCCACTTGCATGTTTTCCACAAGGAACTTGCTCTGGTCGCCAGCGAGCACCACAGGAAGGCTGACCTGATCAAAGGTTTCCATGTCCATGAAGAGGTAGTCGTCGCCGTCCTGATACAGGAACTGCATGCTGCGGCTCTCCACGAAGATGTCCTGCAGTTTTTCACCGCTGTTGAAGGTGCGGTCCACGATCGAACCGGTTTCCATGTTGCGGAACTTGGTGACCACTTTGGCGCCACCGCGACCCATCTTCAGGTGAGAGTAATCCAGGCATTCCCAGAGCTGTCCGTCCATCTCGACTTTTGTGCCGTTCCGCAATTCTGTTACGCTGATCATTGATTCCTGACTCCTTTGTTCTTCGGATGTTTTGCGCATCCATTCAGCGCGTTCAGGGCCTGTTTTCTCTGGGCGTCCTGAGCGCTTTTGCCCATTTGAGACGGGGCAAGAGTAGCATTTTCTACTCGCAACAGTCGTATTCTAACGTGTTCTGGGTCTAAAGGTAAGTCACCTTTCTGAGAACAGGTGCCAGAACAGATCCAGAAACCGGGGGACAAACCACCCTGTTGCAGCATGCAAAATCTTACCCCAAAAGATGAGGTTTGTGGCGTGCCAGCACAGATTTGAACACAGTCCATTTGTGTCCTCAATGGTCAGACATGATTGCGAAATGGCTGGATCCCCGACATCACAGTGCACAGGTCTTCAGCGCAATCACGTTGCAATCACGGTGCCTTTTTTACATTGGGTTTCAGCAACAGAATCTGCTTGGCTGGCAGTTCGGCCAGAGGGTTCTGTGTTTTGGAGGAACAACCATGAACCGGAAAGCCCTGACCCTTGCCACTTTGGCCCTCATTGTCACTGCATGCGGAACCCGCACCCCAGCCACTCCCCAACCCCAGCAACCAGAAGAACCCTCTGTGGTTGAAGGCCTGTTTTTTGAACTGGACACCGCCACCAGAACGGTGCGTCCCCTTCCTGCAGCAACCTCTGGAGGTGTTTCCAGGCAGGCGTATTACGCCACAGGTTTTTCCACCACCCAGGTGGTCACAGATGAAAACGACTCTGTGTACAATGTGCAGTTCACCCTGAAAAACAACACCAATCAGGGCATGGGTGCCGATTCCGACCTGACGGTGTTTGTCCCGTCTTTCTCGGCCCAAACAGCCACCAATTACAACATTGCGGGTGGGGGCATCGTCAATGCAGATGGATATTTGCCAGACACCTTTTATCCCTACAAATCGTTCAGCAATTACGTGAAACCGGGGGATGGGGTGGTTTTCACGCTGGCCATTCAAGTGCCTGCCCCGGCCACCAAAGCCGTATTTGCTCTGGCTGTGAACGCGGCTCAGGATTACAACCAGATTCCCATCACCGATCTTGCGTTCATGCAACCTGCGTACGGCAAATTCAATGATGCGGGTTTCAAAGCTGGACCTGCAGACCAGACCCGTTTCAACAAACCCTTCAGCCTGACCACCTGCCCGAGCGGCAAAATCTACATGACCGACCAGAATGGCCTCTGGCGACTGGACGCACACAGCACCACGTTGGTGAGCAGCAATGCACTCTATCGGGTCAACACCTTCATCGAATGCACGGACTCTGATGGTCTGCTGCTTTCTGTGCAGGGCAACAACCAGATTTATTACACCTCCAGTTTGTTTTTCAGCCCCAGCCTGATTGCAGGTGCCATGGAAAGTGGTCTGGCCAACGGGGATGCAAATGCAGCCCGTTTTTCCAACCCCAGACAGATCACCCGTCATGGAACCGATGTGTATGTTGCCGATTACAACAACCGTGCTGTGCGCAAACTGACCAAACAAACAGACGGCAATTACCTCACTTCCACCGTGCTGACCATGCCTGCTGGTGAAGCTTATGTGGAGGGTGTGGCGGTCGATCCTCAGGGAAACATTTACTTTGGCACCACCACTGGCCTCTGGCGCAAAGCGGCTCAAAGCAACCAGCCTGTCAAAATCGTTCCCAAGACCACCAATTACATGCCCATCACCATCAAATGGCACCCGAACGGCATGTTGCTGGTTTCAGAGCTCAATGAAAGCCGGATCCGGGCTTACACCCCTTCAAGCACCAATCTGGATCAGCCCTGGGTCGCCATCAAAATTGCAGGGAATGGGTTGGAGGCCACTTCCTACACCCGGGGTGAGCCCCGCAAGAATCCCATCAAAACCCCTCTCGGATTGACGGTCAACAGCCATGGCACCATTTATTTCAGCCAGTTTGCTGGACAGAATGTGATGCGCATTGATCGCATGAAGTGACCCTGGCTTTTGGATCACGCGGCAGAAAAAAAGAGGTTGTCTGCGAGGAATGGGAATTCCAGAACCAGAGGATGCTTTGGCATCCTCTGGTTTCACCCTTCCAAGCCACACAAAAAGTCCCACAACAAGTGTGGGGCTTTTTCATGGATTCAGAGCAGTGATCTCTGGTTTGAATCCAATTTTACGGATGTAGTCCAGATACTCGGCTTCGGTCAGGGCTTCTTTTTTGCCACTGAGTGCCACGAAGAACGCCTCCATCACGTTGGTTCCGAAAGACCGTCCACCAATTCTTGGGGTGGTGGTGATCATTTCCTTGACCCCAGAGGCTTTGGCCCACTCCAGATCTGCAGGGGTGGTGGTGTTGGTGAGGATGACTTTGCCTTTCAGGTCTTTGGGGGCATACCTGCGGATGTACAGGAAGTCTCCGGCCAGCACATCGGCCCAGGCATAGTAGTTGCTGCCTGTCCCTTTGACTTCTTTGTCCTGCTTGTCTCCTGTGGGATAAAACCACTTGAAAGGCAGAAGGGTGAGCACAGGCAACAAAGTGTGGGCAACGTTCCTCAGGGCACCAATGGTTCTGAGGGGAACAGGCAACCCGAGGCTGAAAATCAGGTCGCCATACAGCACATCTGCGCCCGATTGGGCCAACTCTTCTGCCATGCCGAAACGGTCCACAGCCGCCACCATCAGGGTGCGGGTGTTTTTCCAGTGGATGTGCGGATCCAGTTGGCGGATGGCTTCCCTTTCCAGGGTGTGTTTCAGGCCACTGCCATCCAGAATGGGGGTTTGTTTGGCATTGGAGCAGAGCTTGACGATGTCTCTGAAAGAGTATTTCTTGTCTCCAGCAATGATGTACAGATCGGTGCCACCCAGACCGAATGCATCCACCTTGCCGTCCAGTTCGCGGAACAGTTGGGCGGCTTTTTCCATGTCTCCATCGGTCCCGATGCGTTCCAGGATCAATTTTTGCCCCAGCACTTCAAGTTCTTCTCTGGCATTGCGTTTGCTGGATCCGATGGAAACACTGACCACATGTTTGTATCCCGCAGGGGCAGGGGTCCAGCCTGCAGGAAGTGCACTGCTTGATGTCATATGAGGCTCCTCAAAGCCACATTATAGGGGGGATGTTCTGATTCAGAGATGAATGCAGTGGCTTTATCCCTTTGGGGACCTCTGGAACACCCAGAGCATCCTGCGCAACACATGACCCATCACCAAACCATTGAAGGTCCATTGACGCATGAATTGCAGGGTTGGAGAAAAGCGCTTCAGGTCCTGCGAACGGTTCTCTTCCAGAATGGCAGAGAACCATTCCAGATGGGCAGGGCTGTACAGGGGCTCCCACAACTGCTGTACCCACTCGGGTGGAATGCCATCTGCGCTGACCCGGATGCCCACCAAGCCGCCCACCAGAGCAGCCATGGTGTCGGTGTCTCCTCCCAAGGAGATGACGCTCTGGACGGCCTCCTTGTACCGGTTGGGAAAGGAAAACCAGGCATGCAACACCACAGGCAAGATGTCATACACATAGCCTTTGACCCCCTGCTTCATGCCCAGATGTTGAGCAAAGGTGTGGGTGTCCTCGGACAACTCCAAGCTGTGGGACAGCAGGGCCATTTTGCCCCACAATTCATGGTCTTCCTCTTCTGGAATCCAGTGGGGCAATTCCTCCAGAAAAGAAGCCAGTTGGATGTTTTTGTATTCCAGCACGAAGCGGGCGGCCACCGCCATCACCAGAGCTGCCCGCTCTGCCCGGATGTCCGTGTGGGTGATGCGGGTGGAAGCCCGCACCAGCAAACGCAAACGTTGTGGATCGGTGACCAGCAACCCCAGGGGCAAGCTGCGCGTCAGGGGGCCGCTGCCTGCTGAATGCACACCACTGCGCTCGGGTGAGAAGCCCAGAGAAAGCCGAACAATGGCTTGCAAGGTGGCCTGACCTGCCCCGAAAGGCACACGTGCTCCCCATCCAATCAGGCTTCGTTTGAGCACCTTTTGAAAGTGTCTGGTGTCCCCTGAAGATTTCAGCAAAGCCTCCACCGTCAGCAAAGCCAGTTCGGTGTCATCGGAGACCATGCCACGGCCTCGCCAGAAACGCATCTGCTCTGGTGGCCCCAGAGCAAGGGCCTGTTTGGCAGACAGGTTTTCATAGGGAAGACCCAAGGCATCACCCACGGCCATTCCCAGCAGCAAACCGTGAATGCGCTCTTGCATGATTTCAGCTTAACCGAAAGTGACCAAATGGAAACAGGTTTT encodes the following:
- a CDS encoding gamma carbonic anhydrase family protein, translated to MPFYQLSSEVPKVARTAFVAPSADVIGKVTVHEGASIWFGAVLRGDVEPITIHAGSNVQDGAVLHSDPGFPCVVHENVTIGHRAIIHGATLHEGSLVGMGATMLNGSSLGKGAMLAAGALLREGHHVPDGMLAVGVPAKVIKEAPAAQNAARYQENARRYQQSCQQVFEVPEP
- a CDS encoding HAD family hydrolase — protein: MTHTISFDLDGVLIQNPFSRGVVPFLARHVHQQSGQTGDFDAFWQMFRKHLNRGFSARVMAGRHVEAFDWDGITREVALNFGVHDIPDVSGIVKEHCTPEYIHLLPNAREGLERLQQAGFRLIVATNGYSKYQVPVLEALNILDFFEEVRAPETHGYAKPQPEFLQGVDLHIGDKLCHDILGANRAGIQSIWIHPEARPIETALEEEDLRRFFRDALPEECTPTAVARDPLEAAEKALELLK
- a CDS encoding DHH family phosphoesterase, translated to MTSVRLESQVEYFARLQEIADFFKQNTLPVALASHIDPDGDAIGSCLGLQRALRKMGKTAQTYATVPQYLQFLTTEENDVLPPVEHLPEGSIVVVLDVDNNDQNRVEGIRLEHFSGFVVNIDHHGTNKRNSDINLVWPSHAATAQIITDLIELLGVEWDADLANPLLTGIITDTGSFKFSNTTPEVLMAASKLIAGGGNVSFVNESLAQHPKRYYQLLVLVLQSMRYELNDLCVTAHVSSSMLESVGASWEDVESYVGMIRSAQGTELAVMFKDYGTHIKISARSRGKASAQNIAVACGGGGHYAAAGATLHLPFEEAYDKVLEEARKELDRVGL
- a CDS encoding HAD family hydrolase; this encodes MKAITFDWGGVFTQNTFDGRSTGRIAERYNLDVEKVRAVYFAHVHQLELGKWTLETFFENLMQEVGFTAPLEEIIELYLGSVYENPPMYDFLPTIPAEFKVGLLSNNYPVLSDRLKADPRWARFDAMVYSNEIGFKKPSPESFHALVEATGVPAQDSVFIDDVEENLVAARALGFSTILYHYAEHDRFLKELEAWMNR
- a CDS encoding DUF3208 family protein, which gives rise to MDEPLNHNRMAIRLLQGYLWYPKSDPIDLSQHLPETLAEASLLWDEMQAPFAFFENGELTSSQHFFQFTALRIYEGQPSNEELHEHAERLSVALNPLLNSTPAGVGWQLWEDLRPL
- the coaE gene encoding dephospho-CoA kinase (Dephospho-CoA kinase (CoaE) performs the final step in coenzyme A biosynthesis.), which translates into the protein MKRIGLTGSIGSGKSTVARMLSQRGIPVLDADQVAREVSRDPQTLAEVSKAFGPEYITQEGLNRPKVAALVFQNPQARETLNSIIHPRVRARMLELEQNLNSPVVVQDIPLLFEGGLDHTMDATIVVDAPLEQRIERVMVRDGLTREQILARDHTQMPASEKRKRATFVIQNEASLERVEAQLEYILDELGWPFSEA
- the accC gene encoding acetyl-CoA carboxylase biotin carboxylase subunit; the protein is MDQPPFKKILIANRGEIALRVIRTCKEMGIKTVVVYSQPDEGSLPVLLADESVCVGPAASKDSYLNIPNILSAALITGAEAIHPGYGFMAENPDFAEMCRDHGIVFIGPTPESMRALGSKAGGREIASNSGVPTVPGTGVLETVDEALLAAKQIGYPVLLKASAGGGGRGQKVVRTQEELKTLFNQAQEEARLYFGDEAIIMEKFLEEFRHVEVQVLGDGQGNVIHIGERDCSIQRRNQKLIEEAPSTLPDSLRQEILAAGVRLAKYVNYAGAGTLEFIVDTNGHYYFMEMNTRIQVEHCVSEMISQLDFIKEMILIAAGNPLRIKQEEVKLYGHAIECRINAEDPSKDFRPSAGKITNLHVAGGPGVRFDSHAYAGYQIPPHYDSLVGKLIVWAPTRQEAISRMKRALEETIVDGIKTTIPLYIKIMDNPYYKRGAVLTNFLKTRME
- the accB gene encoding acetyl-CoA carboxylase biotin carboxyl carrier protein, which encodes MDPRDLKKILDALSDAEFSEFSLKTSEYEISLKRGAEQVLVQAPVQTVAAPQPVVVQQPAVQAPVVQSAPAAQPVAESAPAAQAAPAEDTSKLVPVKAPIVGTFYSSSSPDATPYVQVGDRVQVGQVLCIVEAMKLMNEIESEVAGIVRKILVNNAQPVEYGQDLFLIEPA